GACTGTCAGGAGAAAGACCCAGCTCTTTCTGAAATATACCTGGTGGAGGGTGATTCTGCGGGAGGTTCAGCCAAACAGGGCCGTGACCGCAGAACTCAAGCCATTCTGCCGTTGAAGGGTAAAATTCTTAACGTTGAAAAAGCCCGTTTCGACAAAATGCTTTCCAGCGCCGAAGTAGGAACACTGATTACCGCATTGGGTTGCGGTATTGGTACTCAAGAGTTCAACCCCGAAAAACTGCGCTACCACAGCATTATTATCATGACCGATGCCGACGTGGATGGTTCGCATATTCGCACGCTGTTACTGACCTTCTTCTTCCGCCAAATGCGTGAGCTGGTTGAGCGAGGCCATGTGTTTATTGCCCAGCCGCCACTGTATAAAATCAGCAAAGGGAAACAAGAGCAATACATTAAGGATGACGACGCCCTTATCGAAACCCTGACCAGTGCAGCACTGGAAGCCTCCAAGCTACATTTATCAGCGGAAGCACCAGCACTTCCAGGCGATAAGCTGGAAGAACTCGTTTACGATTATCGGGGCACTATGGCGGTTATTAACAAGCTATCGCGACTGTACCCAGAAGAAGTGCTTATGGAATTGGTGTATATGCCAACCCTGGCTGTTGAAAGTATGACATCCGAGGAGCCAGTACAGGCCTGGATCGCAAAATTACAGCAGCGTTTGGATGTGTTTAACAGCAACTCCAAAACCCACAAATTCACCGTTGAAGCCAAAGAAAATAAGGAACGAGGGGAGTACTTACCGGTTATTACCGTGACGGCTCACGGCGTTGATCACACAGTTAAACTCAATTCAGATCTATTTGCCTCCTCGGATTACGCCAACATTTGTGCACTGGGCGCAAAGCTAGATGGCCTAATAGAAGAGGGTGCCTATGTCGCCAAGGGTGACCGCAAGCACGAGGTTTCAGATTTTGCAGAAGCCCTAGACTGGATTATGGCGGAATCGAAGAAAGGCTATAACATCCAACGCTACAAAGGTTTGGGGGAAATGAACCCCGAGCAACTTTGGGAAACCACCATGGACCCAGAGACTCGACGTATGTTGCAGGTAACGGTAGAAGATGCCATTGCCGCCGATCAGATTTTTACGTGTTTGATGGGCGATCAAGTAGAGCCTCGTCGTGCCTTTATTGAGACTAATGCCTTGGCTGTTGCTAATTTGGATGTTTAGTACGACTTTATAGTTGGGTTTGTTTGACCAGCGCACGTCTAAATAAAGGCCCTTCCGAGGGCCTTTATTTATTCCGCGGCTTTATTATTGAATAAAGACAATTATCGTAAAATCTAAATTTGGGCGAAGAAGAGGTTTTTAAGGGAGTTGTCGTTTTCAATTCTTGTACTACTTTTTCCTACGCTGTTGTAGTGCGACGCCCAAAAATAAACCGAGCTACATTTCACCGAGCGACAATTACGCAGTGTTTTTTTCCGGAAGTGACATGGGTTTCGGTGCTGAACACCGTCATAAGTTTCTAGAGGTTCTATTTTTACTGTGCCTTTTATTTCTATTTTTTGTTTCTATCTAAGTTACCTTCGATTTTGATTAGTTGTTCGCCTTTCTGTAAATAAAAAGAGTTAACTTTCTAACGCATCCACCATGCTTTTCTAGTTTTCACTAGGTCGGTGAACCCCTAAGCCTAATTTGTAGCTAGCTCTACCCATATCGGCCGATGATCGGAAATGTAGTAGCGTAAATAGGCATTAAAACCTTTTACCGCTTTGGCATGGCTGTTAGCAGCCGCAAGCTTTTTCCATGTACTGGCAAACACCGCCGAATCAAAGTCAAACACGCCGGTATTGGTAATACGGTTTTTTAAGCTGGTTGGGGCGAATGCTATTTGGTCATATGTTTTATCGTTACCAAGATTAGAACCACCGATTCGAGTGAGGTTTTCGGTTGTCGCTAAATTTGTATCACCATACAACTCAACGGCCTTCCATGAAAATTCTTCGAGCGCTTTTAGCGTAGCTTCGTTATTTTCCATGTTGGGAATATTCATATCGCCGAGTAAAACAATATCTTTATCCCAGGCATTTCCCCCTGCGCTACGTTTTTTTGCCCACTTTGCCAGTGCGTAAATTTCGAGAACTCTACGGGCATATTTTAGCCGATCGGCTTCATTGCTTGAGGTTTGAAATTTACCAAAATAAAGATGGACATTGGCGAGTACAAAATCAATCCTGTTGCAGGAAAAGCTGCCAATAAAAGGGTTTCGATCGAAAGGCGTAAATTTCACGTCTGTGAATGTTTGCACCTTTGCCTGACGGTTTTGACGATAGTGAACCGTTACATTGCGTTTTGGGTATTCGCGCGGGCGTAGTGCAACCTCACCGAAAAGTTTTTCGGGCCGCACTTTTGTTCTGTTGAACACATAGGCTAAACGCTCATCGTTTCCAGCCGTATCAGACATAATGAAATCATATTCAGCACCCATGAGTTTTACGATTTGCCTAAAATCGCTGTAATCACTATTGATCTCCTGTACGGCTGTAAGATCAAAGCGCTTCAGTATATGTGCGATAACGGTGAGGGCACCTCTGGTACGCGCCTGTGCGCCAAGGTTAGCGATGTTCCAGCTTGCTACAAGCAGTCGGTTGTTTCGAGGAGTCGGCGTGGCACGCCGGTTGAAATGCTTATCAAGTGCAACAATTTCGGATGAACTCCGTATACGTAAAGCCGGTTCTGGCTTGGGAAATGGTATGGCCATGGTAAGCTCCTTTTATCCATTTAAGCAGGTACTAATGAGACTAAATCAGGAATAAGCTACCGGGACTTCGCGTTGTTGCGCAGAAATACCGGATAGCTACATTAGCACCTGTGCAAATAGCGCCCCTTTAAATGGGACGTTTAGCGTGCCTTTTATGCTCGATAACGCCGATAAGTAAGCAGCCCAAACAGCGCGGCCAAAAACAAAAACGACGTACCACCACCACCACCACCACCACCGCCGCTACCGCTACCTCCGGTTGAGGGTGGGTCAATGAGCGTAATATTTATAGCGGGAGACAGAGTATCGGCCGTGGTCTCAGACGCATCCAGTACAACAATGTTATAAATAAGCGCTTGGTGTTCGGCGAGCGGTAGGGTTTGGTTTTGATAATCTTCCGCTGTGTAATCCCTTAGGGGTTGTTCATTTAAGGGGCTACCAAAATTGAAGGTAGGCCAACTGGCTATATTATCGATTACACCCATTCCATTTCCCGTTACCACGCCAAATACGGTGAAGCCCTCGTTGGTTATGTCTAGATTGGCGCTGTTGTCATCAAGGTTTATAAACCACTGTGAGGTTGCGCTGTCGGGTTGGCTGCCCAGTTTAGCCATGGCGATGGTGCCACGCACATTTGAAAATTCAGGTTCGTTGGTAACGGAGGGGAAGGTGGAAATAGGTGTAACCTGAAAATCAATATGCTGAAACCCGCCTCCTTGAAGTACAAAACCACTTACAGAGCGGTGGAAAATTGCGTCTTCGTAGTGGCCTTCGGAAACATAGCGCAGAAAATTGTCGACCGTTTGCGGCGTACCTTGATCAAAAAGATTCACTTCAAAATCACCGGCCGGTGTTTGAAATTGAACGATTGTGGCCTGTGATAAGGGTGAGAGTGCTGATATTAACAGCGTAAAAGAACAAATTTTAAGCAAATTATTCATAAGGTTCCTAGAAAGTGTGCATGGCTGGGGCTTAGTCTATTAATCCCACGGTAGTTTGTATGTAAATTAATGTAGTTGTATAAAAACCAGCTTTAAAACTAACACGTCGTAAAGCCGAATAATGTCAGATGCGTAGATACTTGCTCAACTAAAAATTAAGGTTGGGGGATTTAAAATGTTGGCCGTACAGTGCGTTGTAAACACCGGCAATACGCCGTCGGATTTAGCGCCAAAACCCTTACAATACGTACAGCGGTGGGCAGAAATCTAAGAGCACAATTTTAGCCCTCTATAATGGCACTCGCAAATGCTAGCCGCTGGCGAGCCACCTGGAAACGTTGACCTGTATGAGGCAGGATTTTTGTCCTTACGGGTAAGTGCACACTTGAAAACGATTTCAACCTCTACGCTGAGCTATGGTTTACTCACCCTACACGATTAAATGCACTAGCTGCCTGGTTCCCAGCGGTGTAGAAAAAGCTAAACCTGACCAAACAACACGGCACAAGTGTTTCAGTAAAATTTAATTTCTAATGCGATTATTCCGTTTACCTACTAATGACTTGGGCGTGCGCTTTTAGTGTGTACCCAGTGATATAACGCAGGCAAAACCAAAAGCGTTAATATTGTAGAGGACAAAATACCGCCTATAACCACTGTGGCCAGAGGTTTTTGAACTTCTGCACCTGTACCTGTGTTTAGTGCCATAGGCAAAAATCCAAGGCTGGCTACCAATGCGGTCATTAGCACGGGGCGCAAACGGGTGAGGGCGCCTTCAATAACGGCATTTAATAAGTCACCATTTTCGTTCCAGAGGTCGCGAATAAATGCGACCATCACTAAACCATTTAATACCGCAACCCCCGAAAGTGCGATGAAGCCAATGCCTGCGGAAATCGATAACGGCATACCCCTTAGGTAAAGCGCCAATACCCCTCCGGTTAGGGCAAAAGGTACACCGCTGAATATGACAAGTGCGTCTTTAATAGAGCCGAACGCCATAACGAGTATGGCTAAAATCATACCCAAGGTAATCGGTACCACAAGGCTAAGGCGCTGGGTGGCCGACTGTAATTGTTCGTAGGTACCACCGTAATTTAGCCAGTAACCCGGTGGAAGTTTAACCCGTTCTTGAATGCGCGATTGCGCTTCAGTAACAAAACTACCGAGGTCGCGACCGCGTACATTGGCTGTGACGACCACCCGGCGTTTACCATTTTCGCGACTTATTTGTGCAGGCCCCGGCGCCAATTTCAATTCGGCAATTTCCTCTAGGGGCACATAGTCGCCGTTGGCGAGCGGTACGGGTAAGAACGCAAGGTTTTCTACATCTCGTCGGATTGTTTCGGGTAAACGTACGATTAGTTCAAAGCGACGGTCGCCTTCGTACAACACCCCCGCGGATTCACCACCAATGGCGGCGGCCACCCAGTCTTGTAAATCGACTAAATGTAAACCGTAACGGCCAAGTGCAATACGGTTGGGTATTACCGATAGGGTGGGCAAACCTGTGATTTGTTCTAAGCGTGCGTCGGCAGCGCCGGGTATATCGTTTACTTCTTTTAAAATGGCGTTGCCAGCGCGCAGCAACTGCTCCATGTCGTCACCAAAAACTTTTATACCCAAGTCGGCACGTACGCCGGAAATTAATTCGTTAAAGCGCATTTGAATAGGCTGAGTAAATTCGTAATTATTGCCAGGCAGTTGTTCTAGTGCGTGCGAAATTTCGTTTACCAGTGCCGCCTTGGTTTTGGTTGGGTTCGGCCACTGATCGCGCGGTTTTAAGATAACAAAATTATCGGCAACATTGGGTGGCATTGGGTCGGTGGCGACTTCAGCTGTACCAATACGAGCGAAAACGCGCTCTACCTCGGCAAAAGAAATAATGCGCTTTTCCAAAGCCTCCTGCATACGTACCGATTGTTCCAGGCCTGTTCCCGGTATACGCATAGCGTGTAGCGCAATATCGCCTTCATTCAGTTGCGGAATAAATTCTGAACCCAGGGTAGTGGCCAGCCAAAAACAGGCGCCAACTAAAAAAGCGGCGACGGACAAAAGTAAAACCCGAAATCGTATGGCCAATGCGAGCAACGGCCTATACAGATACTTAATGGATGTTATGGCACGGCTTTCGGTTGTGTTAATTTTACCACGCAGAAAAATGGCCACTGCGGCGGGTACGAATGTGAGTGAAAGTCCCATGGCCGCGAGCAACGCCATCACCACCGTGGCGGCCATTGGGTGGAACATTTTCCCTTCTACACCCGTAAGCGAAAAAATAGGAATGTAAACTAAAGTTATTATGAGTATGCCGAATAGGCTGGGGCGGATAACTTCCACGGTGGCTTCGTATACGGTGTTGAGGCGTTCTTTTAATACCATGGGGCCGCGGTTTTGCTGTGCTTGTGCTAACCGGCGAACGGTGTTTTCGACAATAATAACGGCGCCGTCCACAATTAAACCAAAATCCAATGCACCCAAACTCATAAGGTTGGCGGACACGCCTGTTTTTACCATTCCGGTAATCGTTATTAACATAGAAAGAGGAATAACCGCTGCGGTAATTAGTGCAGCGCGTAAATTACCGAGTAGAAAAAACAGTACAGTAATGACCAGTAGCGCACCTTCAAGCAGGTTTTTCGCCACAGTAGCCATGGCCTTGTCTACTAGTGTTGTGCGATCGTAAACGGCGGTGGCGTTAACACCAGGGGGGAGCGATGCCTGCAGGCTATGAAATTTAGCGGCGACATTACGAGCGACGGTACGTGAGTTTTCCCCAATGAGCATCATGGCGGTTCCCAACACGGTTTCTTCGCCATTTTGTGTGGCCGCGCCAGACCGCAGTTCGCGGCCGATGGCGATGTTAGCCAAGTCGGCTATCTTTACCGGAATTTTGCTGTGCTCAGCAACAATTACATTGGCAATTTCGTCCATATGCGTGAGCTGACCGGGAGAGCGCACGAGTAATTGTTCGCCATTGCGTTCGATATACCCTGCACCTCGATTACTATTGTTTTTATTCAGGGCTTTCACAATGTCTCGGGTTGTTAGCTGATAGTAGAGCAATTTTTTCGGGTCGGGGGTAATGTGATATTGCTTGTTGTAACCGCCAATACTATTAATTTCAACAATGCCTTTTACCTGGGCGAGCTGCGGTTTAATTATCCAGTCTTGAATTTCGCGTAGCTCGGTTATGCTATAGGGCGCTCCCTTTGCGTTTTTAGCGCCGGGCTCAGCGCTTACGGTGTACATAAATATTTCGCCAAGGCCCGTAGTTGTAGGTCCCATTGCGGGTTCTATGCCGGCCGGCAATACCGTTTTTAAGGTCGCAAGGCGGTTATTTATTAGGTTGCGGGCGAAATAAATATCCGTACCTTCCTCAAACACAACGGTAACCTGGGATAACCCGTACCGCGATAGTGAACGCGTGTGTGCTAACCGGGGTAAACCGAATAGTGCGGTTTCAATAGGGTAGGTAATACGCTGTTCGGACTCCAATGGTGAATAGCCAGGTGCGGCCGTATTAATTTGAACCTGTACGTTAGTTATGTCGGGTACGGCGTCGATGGCAAGGCGTTGGTATTGCCATAGGCCCACGGCCGCAATCGCCAAAGAAAAACAAACAATAAGCAGGCGCCGGTCAATGGCGAAGCGCAAAATGGATTCGATCATTACGCGGCCCTTAGTGGTTATGCTCAGCTTCAGATTTTTCGAGTTCAGCTTTGAGTAAATAACTATTTTGTGCGACGTAATCTTCATTTACGCCTATACCCGAGATAACCTCGGTAAACTTGTCACTACGCAGCCCGAGTGCTAACGGGGTAAAGGTGTATTGCCCGTTGTGGTGCACAAATACGCCGGTTTCGCCATCCAGCGTTTGTAGCGCAGTATTGACGACGGCAACGGCAACGGATGTTTCGTCGACTATCACCTGGGCTTCCACCAGAGATCCGGGAAACAGGCCCATATCGTGGTTCTGCAATTGCACACGGGCCAACTGATAGGGCTTATTCAGCTCGGGAATAATGTGCGCGATTTGGCCGGAAATAATCTGCGCATTTACATTCATACTAACGTTAAGGCCGGGTTTTACTTGACGTTGCTGCGCGGGATAAATACGTAGCTCTGCCCAGAGGGTGTCGAAATTGGCTATAGAAAACAGTACTTGGTTTTGGGTTACTTCGCCGTTGTTGGCGTGGCGTTGAATGATTGTACCGGCGATGGGCGCGCGCACTGGGTATTGATTAAGGCTTTCGTTAGATTCTACTTCTGCCAGCAAATCTCCAGCTTTTACGCTATCACCTACGCTACCGTGTACCGTTTTTATCAAACCTGTGTAACGTGCGCGCACATGACTGAGCTGTTCCGCACCGGTAGTAAGTGTGCCGTAGCTCACTAGCGTGTGTTTGAGTACCTTCACCCCAGATAGTTGAGTTGTGATACCGAGCTGATTCGCCAGGGTTGGTAAAATATGTGTTGCGCGTAGGCTGTGGTCATCGAGTTTATGATTCTCCTCGGCGTGCGCGCCACAGGCTATTGCGCTAAGCAAAACGGTCAGTAATATGTTGTGAACGGTCATAATGATTTATTCCAAATCCGCTAGTAGCGGCCTTAAAGCGTTAAGGGTTGAGCGGTTAACTGCTCGACCAATGCCTGATTTAGCAATACGGTTTTTGCTGTATTAATTTTTTGGTGTCGCGCGCTTAGCAACTCCTGCTGTGCAATATGTAAATCCTGATAACTCAAACGACCACGGTCATAGGCTTCCCGGGTAAGCGCTAGTGCCTGAGTTAAAAGCGGAATGACCTCGTCTCGAAGTAACGCGAAAGCGTCGAGAAATTGTTGACGTTGTGAGTAGGCAGCAAACAATTGTTGTTGCAAGCGTAGCCGCTGCTCGTTGTTATACGAACGTAAAGCTAGCGCATCGGCCTGGGTTGCGCGCAATTGGCTATTGTTTCGGCTGTGGCTGCCAAGCGGAACAGAAAGGCCAAAGGTAAAAGCGCTATCGGCGCTTTGTTGTAAGCGGCGTATACCCATACTCCAGGTAATATCGGCCGAATTTTGCGTTTTTTGCAGCGCTATCGATGAATGTTGCAACCGTTCGCTACTTATCAGCTGTGCCACGGCCGGTGACTCCAGCAGTTGTGCCTGTAGCTCCTCAAGCGGACGTGCGTGGGCAAATACATACAGGTCGCCGCTTAGTGGCGGGGTTTTCTCCAGTGGTTTACCCCAAAAAATCGCTAATTCGCCTTTTTCACGCAGTAATTGTTGTTTAAAACCCATTGAGCGAATCCTTATTTGTGCCAGTGCGGCTTGGGCGCGAATCAATTCCGTTTGCGGCGCCGCGCCGCGTTTCACACGCTTGGTGATAGTGGCCACCAAGGCTTTGCCAAACTCGTTAGCTTCATGGCTGAGTTGCAACTGCGCTTGGGTGGCTAGTGCTGCGATATAGTGCTTAGTCAGCTGACCGAGTATGTCCAGCGCTTCTACTTGCTGGCTTGTGCGCATGACACCTAAGCGAGCAGCGGCGAGGTCCGTACGGCGCTGGCGTTTATTACCTAATTCAATAACGGACGAGAGTGAAAGTGTCGTTTCTGCGCCACTGCCGCCTTGGAACTCGCCGCTGCCAGCCATGTTTTCCACCTCTAGTGACAGCGCGTACCCCGGTCTTTGGCGGCTTCCCTCTACCAGGGCTGTGAGCGCTTGCTCGCGGTAGTTGAATTGCTGCAGTCGAGGGTGATGAGTAAGGGTTTTATGGATCGCGCCTGCCAATGTAAGTGTGTATTCACTTTCACTGCTAGCCATTGTTGATAATGGCTGGCATACCAGTAGTACGCACAGAGCTAATGTCGGTGCGTTGAATAAAATACGCATAGAGAACAGTTCCCCAATAGCGAATGGGTGAATATTAGTACGCGGCGCACTGACAATCTGCTGGAACCGCGCTCAATTTGAAGTGTGGTGAAAGGGTTAGGCGATAGGTGGGGGATTATCGGGTGCGGCAAAAACCGACGAATAGCCGCAGATGTAGCGGGCGTGTGAATTCAGCCGTTCAGTTGTGATAAACCGACCTGGCTGATGGGTAACATAAACTTGTGCAAGGCCGTGGCAATGGCAACAGTGTTGGCAGTCGGCTTCAGTTGCGGCCGCGTTCGACGGTTGAGCGTGTTTTTCGGCGTCGTGTTCGTACGTAGACGTGAAATGGCTGTT
The Teredinibacter franksiae DNA segment above includes these coding regions:
- a CDS encoding peptidylprolyl isomerase, whose protein sequence is MNNLLKICSFTLLISALSPLSQATIVQFQTPAGDFEVNLFDQGTPQTVDNFLRYVSEGHYEDAIFHRSVSGFVLQGGGFQHIDFQVTPISTFPSVTNEPEFSNVRGTIAMAKLGSQPDSATSQWFINLDDNSANLDITNEGFTVFGVVTGNGMGVIDNIASWPTFNFGSPLNEQPLRDYTAEDYQNQTLPLAEHQALIYNIVVLDASETTADTLSPAINITLIDPPSTGGSGSGGGGGGGGGTSFLFLAALFGLLTYRRYRA
- a CDS encoding efflux RND transporter periplasmic adaptor subunit, whose translation is MTVHNILLTVLLSAIACGAHAEENHKLDDHSLRATHILPTLANQLGITTQLSGVKVLKHTLVSYGTLTTGAEQLSHVRARYTGLIKTVHGSVGDSVKAGDLLAEVESNESLNQYPVRAPIAGTIIQRHANNGEVTQNQVLFSIANFDTLWAELRIYPAQQRQVKPGLNVSMNVNAQIISGQIAHIIPELNKPYQLARVQLQNHDMGLFPGSLVEAQVIVDETSVAVAVVNTALQTLDGETGVFVHHNGQYTFTPLALGLRSDKFTEVISGIGVNEDYVAQNSYLLKAELEKSEAEHNH
- a CDS encoding endonuclease/exonuclease/phosphatase family protein; protein product: MAIPFPKPEPALRIRSSSEIVALDKHFNRRATPTPRNNRLLVASWNIANLGAQARTRGALTVIAHILKRFDLTAVQEINSDYSDFRQIVKLMGAEYDFIMSDTAGNDERLAYVFNRTKVRPEKLFGEVALRPREYPKRNVTVHYRQNRQAKVQTFTDVKFTPFDRNPFIGSFSCNRIDFVLANVHLYFGKFQTSSNEADRLKYARRVLEIYALAKWAKKRSAGGNAWDKDIVLLGDMNIPNMENNEATLKALEEFSWKAVELYGDTNLATTENLTRIGGSNLGNDKTYDQIAFAPTSLKNRITNTGVFDFDSAVFASTWKKLAAANSHAKAVKGFNAYLRYYISDHRPIWVELATN
- a CDS encoding efflux RND transporter permease subunit, which produces MIESILRFAIDRRLLIVCFSLAIAAVGLWQYQRLAIDAVPDITNVQVQINTAAPGYSPLESEQRITYPIETALFGLPRLAHTRSLSRYGLSQVTVVFEEGTDIYFARNLINNRLATLKTVLPAGIEPAMGPTTTGLGEIFMYTVSAEPGAKNAKGAPYSITELREIQDWIIKPQLAQVKGIVEINSIGGYNKQYHITPDPKKLLYYQLTTRDIVKALNKNNSNRGAGYIERNGEQLLVRSPGQLTHMDEIANVIVAEHSKIPVKIADLANIAIGRELRSGAATQNGEETVLGTAMMLIGENSRTVARNVAAKFHSLQASLPPGVNATAVYDRTTLVDKAMATVAKNLLEGALLVITVLFFLLGNLRAALITAAVIPLSMLITITGMVKTGVSANLMSLGALDFGLIVDGAVIIVENTVRRLAQAQQNRGPMVLKERLNTVYEATVEVIRPSLFGILIITLVYIPIFSLTGVEGKMFHPMAATVVMALLAAMGLSLTFVPAAVAIFLRGKINTTESRAITSIKYLYRPLLALAIRFRVLLLSVAAFLVGACFWLATTLGSEFIPQLNEGDIALHAMRIPGTGLEQSVRMQEALEKRIISFAEVERVFARIGTAEVATDPMPPNVADNFVILKPRDQWPNPTKTKAALVNEISHALEQLPGNNYEFTQPIQMRFNELISGVRADLGIKVFGDDMEQLLRAGNAILKEVNDIPGAADARLEQITGLPTLSVIPNRIALGRYGLHLVDLQDWVAAAIGGESAGVLYEGDRRFELIVRLPETIRRDVENLAFLPVPLANGDYVPLEEIAELKLAPGPAQISRENGKRRVVVTANVRGRDLGSFVTEAQSRIQERVKLPPGYWLNYGGTYEQLQSATQRLSLVVPITLGMILAILVMAFGSIKDALVIFSGVPFALTGGVLALYLRGMPLSISAGIGFIALSGVAVLNGLVMVAFIRDLWNENGDLLNAVIEGALTRLRPVLMTALVASLGFLPMALNTGTGAEVQKPLATVVIGGILSSTILTLLVLPALYHWVHTKSARPSH
- a CDS encoding TolC family protein gives rise to the protein MRILFNAPTLALCVLLVCQPLSTMASSESEYTLTLAGAIHKTLTHHPRLQQFNYREQALTALVEGSRQRPGYALSLEVENMAGSGEFQGGSGAETTLSLSSVIELGNKRQRRTDLAAARLGVMRTSQQVEALDILGQLTKHYIAALATQAQLQLSHEANEFGKALVATITKRVKRGAAPQTELIRAQAALAQIRIRSMGFKQQLLREKGELAIFWGKPLEKTPPLSGDLYVFAHARPLEELQAQLLESPAVAQLISSERLQHSSIALQKTQNSADITWSMGIRRLQQSADSAFTFGLSVPLGSHSRNNSQLRATQADALALRSYNNEQRLRLQQQLFAAYSQRQQFLDAFALLRDEVIPLLTQALALTREAYDRGRLSYQDLHIAQQELLSARHQKINTAKTVLLNQALVEQLTAQPLTL